Below is a window of Pseudomonas sp. B21-040 DNA.
ACCGTCCATTACCTGATTCTTGACCTTGGATTTAATCGCCTGGCGCAGTTCGCGCTCCATGTTCTTGCGAACTTCGGTGCGGAAGCCTTCCAGACCGGTTTCCTTGATGCCGAATTGTGCGAAGAATTCTTCGGTCAGCTCTGGCAGTTTTGGCTCGGAAACGGTGTTGACAGTCACGGTGAACTCGGCGGTTTTGCCAGCCAGGTCCAGGTTCTGGTAGTCCTCAGGGAAGGTCAGGTTCAGAACACGCTCTTCGCCGGCTTTAGCGCCAACCAGACCGTCTTCGAAACCAGGGATCATGCGACCCGAACCCAGCACCAGCTGAGTGCCCTTGGCGGAACCGCCAGCGAACACTTCACCGTCAACTTTGCCGACGAAATCGATGTTCAGTTGGTCTTCGCTCTGGGCAGCGCGATCGGCCACTTCGAAACGGGTGTTCTGCTTGCGCAGGATTTCCAGCATTTTGTCCAGATCGGCATCAGCCACGTCAGCGCTCAGGCGCTCTACGGTGATACCTTCGAAACCGGCAACAGTGAACTCAGGGAACACTTCGAATACAGCAACGTATTCCAGGTCCTTGCCCGCTTCCAGGGACTTAGGCTCGATCGAAGGCTGACCAGCCGGGTTCAGCTTCTGCTCAACCACAGCTTCGTAGAAGGAAGACTGGATCACATCGCCTACAGCTTCCTGGCGAGCGTCAGCACCGAAACGGCGCTTGATTTCGCTCATTGGCACTTTGCCTGGACGGAAGCCAGCAATCTTGGCCTTTTGGGCAGTCTGCTGCAGACGCTTGTTGACCTGGCTCTCAATGCGCTCAGCCGGCACGGTGACGCTCATGCGGCGCTCAAGAGCAGTAGTATTTTCAACAGAAACTTGCATGGATATTCCTCGTTGCACAGACGTTAGCCGGCCGTTTCCGACCCCAGAATGTCGGGTAGAGATGGGCCATTACTGGCCCACCTCCCCCTAAGAACCGTACGTGCGAGTTTCCCCGCATACGGCTCGGGCCTAATCAAAACCCCCGGTAAGGGGAGCCGGTTTGTTCACTGTCAATCCGCGAGCGTGTAGCCGCTGGTGACAAAGGGGGTGCAATAGTACCCGGTTATTTAGGGAGTCTCCACCGCCTTTTGTGCGGTACAGAATGTGGTGATCATGCCACCCCGTCTCCTTCGTAATCGGTAACTTACACATTGGACACAATCCTTTCTGACTCTGGAAAAGGCT
It encodes the following:
- the tig gene encoding trigger factor, which produces MQVSVENTTALERRMSVTVPAERIESQVNKRLQQTAQKAKIAGFRPGKVPMSEIKRRFGADARQEAVGDVIQSSFYEAVVEQKLNPAGQPSIEPKSLEAGKDLEYVAVFEVFPEFTVAGFEGITVERLSADVADADLDKMLEILRKQNTRFEVADRAAQSEDQLNIDFVGKVDGEVFAGGSAKGTQLVLGSGRMIPGFEDGLVGAKAGEERVLNLTFPEDYQNLDLAGKTAEFTVTVNTVSEPKLPELTEEFFAQFGIKETGLEGFRTEVRKNMERELRQAIKSKVKNQVMDGLLATNPIEVPKALLSNEVDRLRVQAVQQFGGNIKPDQLPAELFEEQAKRRVVLGLIVAEVVKQFDLKPDEARVREMIQEMASAYQEPEQVVSWYYKNEQQLNEVRSVVLEEQVVDTVLQKASVTDKSVSYEEAVKPVEAPQAD